The stretch of DNA ACCTGGCGGTCTGTCACGAGACAGAGCCGGATTCGAGGTTCGAGACGTACATTATTCCCACTATGGAAGAATGTGCCCGATCGAGACTCCTGAGGGACCGAACATCGGTCTTATCAACTCCCTTGCATCCTATGCAAGGATCAATCAGTACGGCTTCGTAGAGGCTCCGTATAGAAAGATCGACAAAACAGATCCTTCCAACCCGCGTGTAACCGATGAGGTTGTATACATGACAGCGGATGAGGAAGATAATTATCATGTAGCACAGGCGAATGAGCCACTGGATGAAGAGGGACACTTCCTTCATAAGAACGTTTCCGGTCGTTACCGCGAGGAGACACAGGAGTACGAGCAGCACATGTTCGATTACATGGATGTATCTCCGCGAATGGTATTCTCCGTTGCTACAGCCCTGATCCCGTTCCTGCAGAACGATGATGCGAACCGTGCGCTGATGGGATCCAACATGCAGCGTCAGGCCGTTCCGCTTCTTACAACAGAGGCTCCGGTTGTTGGTACAGGTATGGAGACCAAGACAGCTGTTGACTCCGGTGTATGCGTTGTTGCAAGAAAAGCAGGTACAGTACTTCGTTCCACATCTACAGATATCTCTATCAAGAATGATGACGGAACAAAAGATGATTATCATCTGACTAAATTTATGCGAAGCAACCAGAGCAACTGCTACAACCAGAGACCGATCGTGTTCCAGGGTGAGCATGTTGAGGCAGGACAGGTTATCGCGGATGGCCCGTCTACATCCAATGGTGAGCTTGCACTTGGTAAGAACCCGCTGATCGGATTTATGACCTGGGAGGGTTATAACTACGAGGATGCTGTTCTTCTTAGTGAGAAACTGGTACAGAATGATGTTTATACATCTGTCCATATTGAGGAATATGAGGCAGAATCCCGTGATACCAAGCTGGGACCGGAAGAGATCACACGTGACGTTCCGGGTGTCGGCGATGACGCTCTGAAGGATCTGGATGAGCGCGGTATCATCCGTATCGGTGCTGAGGTACGTGCCGGTGATATCCTTGTCGGTAAGGTTACTCCTAAGGGAGAAACTGAGCTTACTGCTGAGGAGCGTCTCCTTCGTGCTATCTTCGGTGAGAAGGCAAGAGAGGTACGTGATACTTCCCTTAAGGTACCGCACGGTGAGTATGGTATTATCGTAGATGCCAAGGTATTTACAAGAGAGAACGGCGATGAGCTGAGTCCTGGAGTAAATCAGGCAGTACGTATTTATATTGCACAGAAGAGAAAGATCTCCGTTGGTGATAAGATGGCTGGTCGTCATGGTAACAAGGGTGTCGTTTCCCGTGTACTTCCGGTTGAGGATATGCCATTCCTTCCAAACGGACGTCCTCTTGATATCGTGCTGAATCCTCTGGGTGTACCTTCCCGAATGAACATCGGACAGGTCCTGGAGATCCACTTGAGCCTTGCTGCCAAAGCACTTGGCTTCAATATTGCAACACCTGTATTCGATGGCGCAAACGAGGTTGATATCCAGGATACTCTGGAGCTTGCCAACGATTACGTTAATACGGAAGACTTTGAGGAATTCCGTGAGAAATATAAAGACATCCTTGCACCGGATGTTATGCAGTATCTCGATGAGAATAAAGCTCACAGAGCACTCTGGAAGGGCGTTCCGATCTCCAGAGACGGTAAGGTAAGACTTCGTGACGGACGTACAGGCGAGTACTTCGACAGCCCTGTAACTATCGGTCACATGCACTACCTGAAGCTGCATCATCTGGTAGATGATAAGATCCATGCACGTTCCACAGGTCCATACTCCCTGGTAACACAGCAGCCTCTGGGTGGTAAAGCTCAGTTCGGTGGACAGCGTTTCGGAGAGATGGAGGTTTGGGCACTGGAGGCATATGGTGCTTCCTACACACTGCAGGAGATCCTGACAGTGAAGTCTGATGATGTGATCGGACGTGTTAAGACCTATGAAGCGATCATCAAAGGTGACAACATTCCTGAGCCAGGTATTCCTGAGTCCTTTAAGGTACTTCTTAAAGAGCTTCAGTCTCTTGGTCTGGATGTACGTGTGCTCAGCGAGGACGGATCAGAGGTACACATTATGGAAACCTCTGATTACGGAGATACTGATCTTCGTCATGTCATCGAGGGCGATTCCAGAGGACGCAGAGATGAGGAGTCCTTCGGTAAACACGGCTATACCAAGCAGGAGTTCAGCGGAGAAGAGCTTGTCAATGTAGAAGAAGATGAGGACATGGAAGACGAAGATGATATGATCGAGTTTGAAGAGTCCTTTGATGATGAGGAATAAGAAAGGGGAAAGAATACATGGCAGAAACAACCAACGCCAATGAAACATATCAGCCAATGACTTTCGATGCCATCAAGATCGGACTGGCGTCCCCTGAGAAGATCAGAGAGTGGTCACACGGTGAGGTTTTAAAACCTGAAACGATCAACTACAGAACCTTGAAGCCTGAGAAGGATGGTCTTTTCTGTGAAAGAATTTTCGGACCGAGCAAGGACTGGGAGTGCCACTGTGGAAAGTACAAAAAAATTCGCTATAAAGGCGTTGTCTGCGACAGATGCGGTGTTGAAGTAACCAAATCTGCCGTTCGTAGAGAGCGTATGGGACACATCGAGCTTGCAGCTCCGGTGTCTCATATCTGGTACTTTAAAGGAATTCCGTCCCGTATGGGTCTGATCCTTGATATTTCTCCGAGAACACTGGAGAAAGTGCTTTACTTTGCTAACTATATCGTTCTGGATCCTGCAGATTCCGGACTTATGTACAAACAGGTACTCACCGAGCGTGAGTACCAGGAAGCACGTGAGTCTTACGGAGAAGGATTCCGTGTAGGTATGGGTGCCGAGTCCATCATGGAGCTCCTTCAGGCTATCGATCTTGAAAAGGATTCCGAAGAACTGAAGGCAGAGCTTGTGGACGCAACAGGCCAGAAACGTGCAAGAATCATCAAACGTCTTGAAGTTGTGGAGTCCTTCCGTGAGTCCGGCAACCGTCCTGAGTGGATGATCATGACCGTTATCCCGGTTATCCCGCCGGATCTTCGTCCTATGGTACAGCTGGACGGAGGACGTTTTGCAACATCTGACCTGAATGATCTTTACAGAAGGATCATCAACAGAAACAACCGTCTGAAAAGACTTCTGGAGCTTGGTGCTCCGGATATCATTGTCCGCAACGAGAAGCGTATGCTGCAGGAGGCTGTAGATGCCCTGATCGATAACGGACGCCGTGGACGTCCTGTAACAGGCCCTGGAAACAGAGCTCTGAAATCCCTTTCCGATATGCTGAAAGGTAAATCCGGACGTTTCCGTCAGAACCTTCTTGGTAAACGAGTTGACTACTCCGGACGTTCTGTAATCGTCGTAGGACCTGAGCTGAAGATCTATCAGTGTGGTCTTCCGAAAGAGATGGCTATCGAGCTGTTCAAACCTTTCGTTATGAAAGAGCTTGTTGCTAACGGAACATCTCACAATATCAAAAATGCCAAGAAGATGGTAGAGAAACTTGAGCCTGCAGTATGGGATGTCCTTGAGGACGTCATTAAAGAGCATCCGGTTATGCTTAACCGTGCACCTACACTGCATCGTCTGGGTATCCAGGCGTTCGAGCCGATCCTTGTAGAAGGTAAGGCGATCAAGCTTCATCCACTTGTTTGTACCGCGTTCAACGCTGACTTCGATGGTGACCAGATGGCCGTACATCTCCCGCTTTCTCAGGAAGCACAGGCAGAGTGCCGTTTCCTTCTGTTATCACCGAACAACCTTCTGAAACCGTCAGATGGTGGTCCTGTAGCCGTTCCTTCACAGGATATGGTCCTTGGTATCTACTACCTGACACAGGAGAGACCTGGAAACAAGGGTGAGGGCAAGTTCTTCAAGAGTGTCAACGAGGCAATTCTTGCATATGAGAACAAGGTCATCACACTCCAGACAAAGATCATTGTTCATTGCCATAAGACAATGCCGGACGGAACTGTTTTAAGCGGCAATGTTCATTCTACGCTGGGACGTTTCCTGTTTAACGAGATCCTTCCGCAGGATCTTGGATTTGTGGACAGAAGCATACCTGGAAACGAACTGCTTCTTGAGGTTGATTTCCTTGTAGGTAAGAAACAGCTGAAGCAGATCCTTGAAAAGGTTATCAATACTCACGGTGCAACAAAGACAGCCGAGGTGCTTGACTCCGTTAAGGCTATGGGTTACAAATACTCCACACGTGCAGCCATGACCGTATCTATTTCCGATATGACCGTGCCGCCGCAGAAGCCGGAGATGATCAAGCAGGCTCAGGATACTGTTGACCGTATCACAAAGAACTACAAACGTGGTCTTATCACTGAGGAAGAGCGTTACAAAGAGGTTGTTGATACCTGGAAGAAGACCGATGATGAGCTTACAAAGGCACTTCTTACAGGTCTTGATAAGTACAACAACATCTTCATGATGGCTGACTCCGGAGCCCGTGGTTCCGATAAGCAGATCAAACAGCTTGCCGGAATGCGAGGACTGATGGCTGATACAACCGGTCATACCATTGAGCTCCCGATCAAGTCAAACTTCCGTGAAGGTCTTGACGTACTGGAGTACTTCATGTCTGCTCATGGAGCTCGTAAAGGTCTTTCTGATACCGCTCTTCGTACAGCCGATTCCGGATACCTGACAAGACGACTTGTTGACGTATCTCAGGATCTGATCGTTCGTGAGGCGGACTGCTGTGAGAACAGAGCAGAGATTTCCGGTATGGTCGTTCGTGGATTCATGGACGGAAAAGAAGAGATCGAGAGTCTTCAGGAGCGTATCACAGGACGTTTCTCCTGTGAGACAGTTAAGAATAAAGACGGAGAAATCCTTGTTAAAGCAAACCACATGATCACACCGAAGCGTGCAGCCCGTATCATGAAAGAGGGCGTAAGCAACCAGACAGGCGGACCGATCGACAAACTGAAGATCCGTACCATCCTTTCCTGTAAGTGCAAGGTTGGTGTCTGCGCAAAATGTTATGGTGCGAACATGGCTACCGGTGAGCCGGTACAGGTTGGTGAGTCTGTTGGTATCATTGCAGCACAGTCTATCGGTGAGCCAGGTACACAGCTGACCATGCGTACTTTCCATACCGGTGGTGTTGCCGGTGGAGATATCACACAGGGTCTTCCTCGTGTCGAGGAGCTTTTCGAGGCAAGAAAGCCGAAGGGTCTTGCGATCATCACAGAGATCCCAGGTGTTGCCACGATCAACGACACTAAGAAGAAACGTGAGATCATCGTAAATGATCCGGAGACAGGCGATTCCAAGACTTACCTGATCCCATACGGTTCTCGTATCAAAGTCCTTGATGGACAGGTTCTTGAGGCCGGTGATGAGCTGACAGAAGGTAGTGTAAATCCGCATGATATCCTGAGAATCAAGGGTGTGCGTGCAGTTCAGGATTACATGATCCGTGAGGTTCAGCGTGTATATCGTCTGCAGGGTGTTGAGATCAACGATAAGCATATCGAGGTTATCGTTCATCAGATGCTGAAGAAGATCCGTATCGAGGATAACGGAGATACAGAGTTCCTGCCAGGAACACTTGTTGATGTCCTTGATGTTGAGGAAGTTAACGAGAAACTTGAGGCAGAGGGCAAACAGCCGGCAGAGGGCAAACAGGTTATGCTTGGTATTACCAAGGCATCCCTTGCTACAAACTCTTTCCTGTCAGCAGCATCCTTCCAGGAAACAACAAAAGTCCTGACAGAGGCTGCTATCAAAGGTAAGGTCGATCCGCTGATCGGTCTGAAAGAGAACGTTATCATCGGTAAGCTGATTCCTGCAGGTACAGGTATGAAGCGTTACAGTGAGATCAGTCTTGACACAGGAATGCCGGAAGTAAAAACAGCTTCCGAGGAGCCTGAGGATACAGAGGAAATTTCCGTAGAGGAAGAGAAGACTGAGACTGCTCCGGAGGAAGAGACCATTGCTGTTGAAGAGACAGCAGAGGAAACTGCACCGGTAGAAGAATAAGTCGATATACCTTGCTAATATAAATAAATCTCCCCCGGAAATCCGGAGGGAGATTTCTGTTTATAAGCAGGGATTTTCTGAGAGAGGAGGGATTGCGATGGACAAGGAACTGCCAATTTCCCCGTGGCCGGAATGGAAGATCGTAAGCAAGATCGGGGAAGGCTCTTTTGGAAGAGTGTATAAAGCTCAGAGAACTGAGAAGGGACGTTCTTTTTACTCGGCAATTAAGATAATCACAATCCCCGCCAGTAAAGGGGAGCTGGACAGTGTGCGCTCAGAATCCGGTGATGAAAAATCTGTCCGCGGTTATTTTGAAAATCTGGTGGAGGAGTGCATTCAGGAAGTAAGCACCATGGAGTATTTCCGGGGAAATTCCCATATTGTATCTGTAGAAGATTACAAGGTGATGGAATATCTGGACGAGATCGGATGGGATATTTTTATCCGCATGGAATATCTCACAAGCTTCATGGAATATTATGCGGGAAAAAATCTCACAGAAAAAGAAGTGATGAAGCTAGGTATCGATCTTTGCAGATCACTGGAATACTGTGGGCAGCTTCACATCATCCACAGGGATATCAAACCTGAGAATATTTTTGTATCCAGGTTCGGGGATTTCAAGCTGGGGGACTTTGGAATCGCCAGAGAACTGGAAAAAACCATGAGTACCCTTTCCAAAAAGGGAACTTATTCTTATATGGCGCCGGAGATGTACAGGGGAGAACAGTACGACAGCAGGGTGGACATTTATGCACTTGGCCTGGTGTTATATAAACTGATGAATCATAACAGACTTCCGTTTCTGAATCTTGAAAAACAACTGATCACATATAGAGATAAGGAAAACGCACTCACGAGGAGGATGTCAGGTGAAACACCGCCACCACCTGTGGATGCAGGAGAGGCTTTCGGCTCCGTTATCTTAAAAGCCTGTGCTTATGATGCAAAAGAACGATATCAGACTCCTGACAAGTTTCGGGAAGCACTGGAAGAACTCCGATATGGAGCGGCAAACAGAGAACAGGGAGTTCATGAGAAACAGAAACCAGTGGAGGAAAGACCTGTTCCGGAGTCCATGCCGAAGTTTCTCCAGGAGGGTGCCGCCAGACAGCTGGCAAGAACAAGTCAGCTGAATACGAATGCGATCCGTCAGGCACGTAGAAATCCTGCGCCGGCATCCGTACAGCCGGAGAAACCGATAGCCGGAGAAATAGTAAAAAATGCAGCCCGGAATACGCCAAAGGCTCAGAGCACAATACAGAAGCCTCAGAAATCTGCATCCGAAAAAACAGTATATGAAAAAGATAGCCGGTCCGGCTATCCGTCAGGACGTTCCCTTCAGTCAGAGCCCGGTATAAGAAAAACCGGAGCTGTAAAGCCCAGAGTTACCTCTATCACAGATCTGGAAGACGACCGTGACCAGAATCTCCAGGAGTGGGAGGGATCCGTGCCAGAGAATGGCGGAAAAACCGATGACAGAAAGAGGCGGAAAGGTATTTTCAGAATGCTCATAACTGCCGGGATCCTTGTTGTACTGATCGGCGGGATCCTTGCGGTACGAACGATACGGAAACCTGCGGATAATGGAGAGCCTTCGTATACAGATTCTGATGATTCTGATGCTCTGAACAAAGGAAATTTCGGTACTGCAGACAATTCGGATAAAAGTTTCGCACAGGCAATGGAAACGATACGTGACCATGCGACAACCATAGAAAATGCTCTGGACAGCTATAGACGTGAAGGTACA from Blautia sp. SC05B48 encodes:
- the rpoB gene encoding DNA-directed RNA polymerase subunit beta, whose protein sequence is MEKNRIRSVKTGKSMRMSYQRQKEVLEMPNLIEVQKDSYQWFLDEGLKEVFDDISPIADYGGKLSLEFIDFTYDEKDAKYSIEQCKERDVTYAAPLKVRVRLINKETEEINEHEIFMGDLPLMTATGTFVINGAERVIVSQLVRSPGIYYAIAHDKLGKRLFSSTVIPNRGAWLEYETDSNDVFYVRVDRTRKVPITVLIRALGIGTNAEIIDLFGEEPKILASFTKDTSTNYQEGLLELYKKIRPGEPLAVESAESLIMAMFFDPRRYDLAKVGRYKFNKKLHFNKRIVGHKLSQDVVDTTTGEILAEAETLVTKELADTLQNSAVPYVWIQGEEREIKVLSSLMVDIRHYLPELEDPKSLGVTELVYYPVLEKILEENDTFEDRCDAIKRDIHDLIPKHITKEDILASINYNMHLEYGLGNDDDIDHLGNRRIRAVGELLQNQYRIGLSRLERVVRERMTTQDTESISPQSLINIKPVTAAVKEFFGSSQLSQFMDQNNPLGELTHKRRLSALGPGGLSRDRAGFEVRDVHYSHYGRMCPIETPEGPNIGLINSLASYARINQYGFVEAPYRKIDKTDPSNPRVTDEVVYMTADEEDNYHVAQANEPLDEEGHFLHKNVSGRYREETQEYEQHMFDYMDVSPRMVFSVATALIPFLQNDDANRALMGSNMQRQAVPLLTTEAPVVGTGMETKTAVDSGVCVVARKAGTVLRSTSTDISIKNDDGTKDDYHLTKFMRSNQSNCYNQRPIVFQGEHVEAGQVIADGPSTSNGELALGKNPLIGFMTWEGYNYEDAVLLSEKLVQNDVYTSVHIEEYEAESRDTKLGPEEITRDVPGVGDDALKDLDERGIIRIGAEVRAGDILVGKVTPKGETELTAEERLLRAIFGEKAREVRDTSLKVPHGEYGIIVDAKVFTRENGDELSPGVNQAVRIYIAQKRKISVGDKMAGRHGNKGVVSRVLPVEDMPFLPNGRPLDIVLNPLGVPSRMNIGQVLEIHLSLAAKALGFNIATPVFDGANEVDIQDTLELANDYVNTEDFEEFREKYKDILAPDVMQYLDENKAHRALWKGVPISRDGKVRLRDGRTGEYFDSPVTIGHMHYLKLHHLVDDKIHARSTGPYSLVTQQPLGGKAQFGGQRFGEMEVWALEAYGASYTLQEILTVKSDDVIGRVKTYEAIIKGDNIPEPGIPESFKVLLKELQSLGLDVRVLSEDGSEVHIMETSDYGDTDLRHVIEGDSRGRRDEESFGKHGYTKQEFSGEELVNVEEDEDMEDEDDMIEFEESFDDEE
- the rpoC gene encoding DNA-directed RNA polymerase subunit beta', translating into MAETTNANETYQPMTFDAIKIGLASPEKIREWSHGEVLKPETINYRTLKPEKDGLFCERIFGPSKDWECHCGKYKKIRYKGVVCDRCGVEVTKSAVRRERMGHIELAAPVSHIWYFKGIPSRMGLILDISPRTLEKVLYFANYIVLDPADSGLMYKQVLTEREYQEARESYGEGFRVGMGAESIMELLQAIDLEKDSEELKAELVDATGQKRARIIKRLEVVESFRESGNRPEWMIMTVIPVIPPDLRPMVQLDGGRFATSDLNDLYRRIINRNNRLKRLLELGAPDIIVRNEKRMLQEAVDALIDNGRRGRPVTGPGNRALKSLSDMLKGKSGRFRQNLLGKRVDYSGRSVIVVGPELKIYQCGLPKEMAIELFKPFVMKELVANGTSHNIKNAKKMVEKLEPAVWDVLEDVIKEHPVMLNRAPTLHRLGIQAFEPILVEGKAIKLHPLVCTAFNADFDGDQMAVHLPLSQEAQAECRFLLLSPNNLLKPSDGGPVAVPSQDMVLGIYYLTQERPGNKGEGKFFKSVNEAILAYENKVITLQTKIIVHCHKTMPDGTVLSGNVHSTLGRFLFNEILPQDLGFVDRSIPGNELLLEVDFLVGKKQLKQILEKVINTHGATKTAEVLDSVKAMGYKYSTRAAMTVSISDMTVPPQKPEMIKQAQDTVDRITKNYKRGLITEEERYKEVVDTWKKTDDELTKALLTGLDKYNNIFMMADSGARGSDKQIKQLAGMRGLMADTTGHTIELPIKSNFREGLDVLEYFMSAHGARKGLSDTALRTADSGYLTRRLVDVSQDLIVREADCCENRAEISGMVVRGFMDGKEEIESLQERITGRFSCETVKNKDGEILVKANHMITPKRAARIMKEGVSNQTGGPIDKLKIRTILSCKCKVGVCAKCYGANMATGEPVQVGESVGIIAAQSIGEPGTQLTMRTFHTGGVAGGDITQGLPRVEELFEARKPKGLAIITEIPGVATINDTKKKREIIVNDPETGDSKTYLIPYGSRIKVLDGQVLEAGDELTEGSVNPHDILRIKGVRAVQDYMIREVQRVYRLQGVEINDKHIEVIVHQMLKKIRIEDNGDTEFLPGTLVDVLDVEEVNEKLEAEGKQPAEGKQVMLGITKASLATNSFLSAASFQETTKVLTEAAIKGKVDPLIGLKENVIIGKLIPAGTGMKRYSEISLDTGMPEVKTASEEPEDTEEISVEEEKTETAPEEETIAVEETAEETAPVEE
- a CDS encoding serine/threonine protein kinase, encoding MDKELPISPWPEWKIVSKIGEGSFGRVYKAQRTEKGRSFYSAIKIITIPASKGELDSVRSESGDEKSVRGYFENLVEECIQEVSTMEYFRGNSHIVSVEDYKVMEYLDEIGWDIFIRMEYLTSFMEYYAGKNLTEKEVMKLGIDLCRSLEYCGQLHIIHRDIKPENIFVSRFGDFKLGDFGIARELEKTMSTLSKKGTYSYMAPEMYRGEQYDSRVDIYALGLVLYKLMNHNRLPFLNLEKQLITYRDKENALTRRMSGETPPPPVDAGEAFGSVILKACAYDAKERYQTPDKFREALEELRYGAANREQGVHEKQKPVEERPVPESMPKFLQEGAARQLARTSQLNTNAIRQARRNPAPASVQPEKPIAGEIVKNAARNTPKAQSTIQKPQKSASEKTVYEKDSRSGYPSGRSLQSEPGIRKTGAVKPRVTSITDLEDDRDQNLQEWEGSVPENGGKTDDRKRRKGIFRMLITAGILVVLIGGILAVRTIRKPADNGEPSYTDSDDSDALNKGNFGTADNSDKSFAQAMETIRDHATTIENALDSYRREGTEGDRLRFYNGSGEIAKVLVYPGSSADGVYEEYFYWGEQMFYTYVWDGDEKQYFYYQDGLLIRWIDADGKVHDKESDNDKYVELGDKYWSNSVVELQQ